From a single Maylandia zebra isolate NMK-2024a linkage group LG3, Mzebra_GT3a, whole genome shotgun sequence genomic region:
- the LOC112431412 gene encoding protein NLRC3-like isoform X2 produces METSVDEQLLDILEELGEEKLKAFHRCLQDPQVLGGFPAIKQSQLETADELETVDLIMETYTDDVMKVTNLIIKKIRETEALEKCQINFKLELKKKFQCVFEGIAKAGNPTLLNQIYTELYITEGGTAEVNNEHEVRQIETASRKPHRPETTIRQEDIFKASPGREEPIRTVLTMGVAGIGKTVLTQKYSLDWAEDKANQDIQFIFPFTFRELNVLKEEKFSLVELVHHFFTETKEAGICSFEDFQVVFIFDGLDECRLPLDFHKTTILTDPRKSTSVDVLLINLIRGKLLPSACLWITTRPAVANEIPPDCVGMVTEVRGFTDPQKEEYFRKRFRDKEQASRIISHIKTSRSLHIMCHIPVFCWITATVLEDVLKTREGGQLPTTLTEMYIHFLVVQAKRKKIKYDGGDETDPHWSPESRKMIESLGKLAFDQLQKGNLIFYKSDLTVCGIDIRAASVYSGVFTQIFKEERGLNQDKVFCFIHLSVQEFLAALHVHLTFINSGVNLVEEQQTISKNSEAREPAEKHFYQSAVNKALQSPNGHLDLFLRFLLGLSLNSNHNFLQGLLTKTGSSSQTNQETVQYIKKKLSENLSAEKSINLFHCLNELNDRSLVEEIQQSLKSGSLSTEKLSPAQWSALVFILLSSEKDLDVFDLKKYSASEEALLRLLPVVKASNKALLSSCNLSEKSCEDLLSVISSQSCSLRELDLSTNSLNDSAVKLLSDAVESPHTKLNILRLNICELSEDNCKALSSVLSSGSSSLTELDLTIKNLQDSGVKLLSAGVQSLNCKLNALRLTGCNLSETSCEALSSVLSSQSSSLRELDLSNSDLQDSGVKLLSAGLKSSQSAVETLSLSGCLITGEGCTSLASALSSNPSHLRELDLRYNHPGDSGIKLLSAGLNDPGWRLDTLRSMTSQRGHECRPDSQAPTNVSSFSLDLKHRICL; encoded by the exons ATGGAGACGTCTGTAGATGAACAGCTGCTGGATATTTTGGAGGAGTTGGGTGAGGAGAAGCTGAAAGCCTTCCACAGGTGTCTTCAGGATCctcaggtacttggtggttttCCAGCCATCAAACAGTCCCAACTGGAGACAGCAGATGAACTGGAGACAGTGGATTTGATCATGGAGACATATACTGATGATGTGATGAAGGTCACCAACTTGATTATAAAGAAGATAAGAGAAACAG aGGCTCTTGAGAAGTGTCAGATTAACTTCAagttagaactgaagaagaagttccagtgtgtgtttgagggcatcgctaaagcaggaaacccaacccttctgaatcagatctacacagagctctacatcacagagggagggactgcagaggtcaataaTGAACATGaagtcagacagattgaaacagcctccaggaaaccacacagaccagaaacaacaatcagacaagaagacatctttaaagcctcacctggaagagaagaaccaatcagaacagtgctgacaatgggagtggctggcattgggaaaacagtcttaacacagaaatacagcctggactgggctgaagacaaagccaaccaggacatccagttcatatttccattcactttcagagagctgaatgtgctgaaagaggaaaagttcagcttggtggaacttgttcatcacttctttactgaaaccaaagaagcaggaatctgcagctttgaagacttccaggttgtgttcatctttgatggtctggatgagtgtcgacttcctctggacttccacaaaactacaatcctaactgaccctagaaagtccacctcagtggatgtgctgctgataaacctcatcagggggaaactgcttccctctgcttgcctctggataaccacacgacctgcagtaGCCAAtgagatccctcctgactgtgttggcatggtgacagaggtcagagggttcactgacccacagaaggaggagtacttcaggaagagattcagagataaggagcaggccagcaggatcatctcccacatcaagacatcacgaagcctccacatcatgtgtcacatcccagtcttctgctggatcactgctacagttctggaggatgtgctgaaaaccagagagggaggacagctgccaacgaccctgactgagatgtacatccacttcctggtggttcaggccaaaagaaagaagataaagtatgatggaggagatgagacagatccacactggagtcctgagagcaggaagatgattgagtctctgggaaaactggcttttgatcagctgcagaaaggaaacctgatcttctataaatcagacctgacagtgtgtggcatcgatatcagagcagcctcagtgtactcaggagtgttcacacagatctttaaagaggagagaggactgaaccaggacaaggtgttctgcttcatccatctgagtgttcaggagtttctggctgctcttcatgtccatctgaccttcatcaactctggagtTAATCTGGTagaagaacaacaaacaatCTCCAAGAACTCTGAAGCAAGAGAACCTGCAGAGAAacacttctaccagagtgctgtgaacaaagccttacagagtccaaatggacacctggacttgttcctccgcttccttcTAGGTCTTTCACTAAACAGCAATCACAATTTTCTACAAGGTCTGCTGACAAagacaggaagcagctcacagaccaatcaggaaacagtccagtacatcaagaagaagctcagtgagaatctgtctgcagagaaaagcatcaatctgttccactgtctgaatgaactgaatgatcgttctctagtagaggagatccaacagtccctgaaatcaggaagtctctccacagaaaaactgtctcctgctcagtggtcagctctggtcttcatcttactgtcatcagaaaaagatctggatgtgtttgacctgaagaaatactctgcttcggaggaggctcttctgaggctgctgccagtggtcaaagcctccaacaaggctct gCTGAGCAGCTGTAACCTCTCAGAGAAAAGCTGTGAAGATTTGTTGTCAGTCatcagctcccagtcctgtagtctgagagagctggacctgagtaccaACAGCCTCAATGATTCAGCTGTAAAGCTTCTGTCTGAtgcagtggagagtccacaCACCAAACTGAATatcctgag actCAACATCTGTGAACTCTCAGAGGACAATTGtaaagctctgtcctcagttctcagctcTGGGTCCTctagtctgacagagctggacctgaccatcaaaaacctgcaggattcaggagtaaagcttctgtctgctggagtacaaagtttaaactgtaaactgaatgctctgag actgACTGGTTGTAATCTCTCAGAGACAAGCTGTGAAGCTttgtcctcagttctcagctcccagtcctctagtctgagagagctggacctgagtaactctgacctgcaggattcaggagtgaagcttctgtctgctggactaaagagttcacagagtgcagtggaaactctcag